In Nostoc sp. GT001, a genomic segment contains:
- a CDS encoding thiamine phosphate synthase encodes MVEPYSQKEQIQQVVYRILDANLDRAREGLRIIEEWCRFGLNSAQLALECKRLRQEVAKWHTPELRAARDTPGDPGTELTHPQEEQRASIKSVLQANFCRIEEALRVLEEYSKLTQPNMAKACKQMRYQVYTLESSLMGHQRHQLLWRSRLYLVTSPSESLLSNVEAALKGGLTLLQYRDKTTDDSLRLEQARKLRQLCHIYGALFIVNDRVDVALAVDADGVHLGQQDMPIAVARQLLGSQRLIGLSTTNKEEMQAAIAEGVDYIGVGPVYETPTKVGKAATGLEYVSYAAKNCSIPWFAIGGIDANNINDVIDAGAERVAVVRSLMQAEQPTLVTQYLLSQLNRIKPEL; translated from the coding sequence ATGGTCGAGCCATACAGCCAAAAAGAGCAAATACAGCAAGTTGTTTACCGCATTTTAGATGCCAATTTAGATCGCGCTCGTGAGGGCTTGCGAATTATCGAGGAATGGTGTCGGTTTGGGTTGAATAGTGCCCAGTTGGCTCTTGAATGCAAACGGCTACGACAAGAGGTAGCCAAGTGGCATACCCCAGAATTGCGGGCGGCGCGAGATACACCAGGCGATCCTGGGACTGAATTAACCCATCCTCAAGAAGAACAACGAGCTAGTATAAAATCGGTTTTGCAAGCTAACTTTTGCCGGATAGAAGAAGCGTTACGGGTGTTGGAAGAATACAGCAAGCTAACCCAACCAAATATGGCTAAGGCTTGTAAGCAGATGCGCTATCAGGTTTATACCCTAGAAAGTAGTTTAATGGGTCATCAGCGGCATCAATTGTTGTGGCGATCGCGTTTGTATCTTGTGACTTCCCCTAGTGAAAGTTTGTTGAGCAATGTTGAGGCTGCACTCAAAGGTGGATTAACACTTCTACAGTACCGCGATAAAACCACCGATGATTCTTTGCGTCTAGAACAAGCGAGAAAATTACGCCAGTTATGCCACATCTACGGTGCTTTGTTCATTGTTAATGATCGCGTGGATGTAGCTTTAGCTGTCGATGCCGATGGGGTGCATCTGGGACAACAAGATATGCCTATTGCTGTTGCTCGGCAATTATTGGGTTCGCAACGTCTGATAGGGCTTTCTACCACAAATAAAGAAGAAATGCAAGCAGCAATTGCTGAAGGTGTAGATTATATTGGCGTGGGGCCAGTTTATGAAACTCCCACAAAAGTAGGTAAGGCAGCAACAGGGCTAGAATACGTCAGCTATGCCGCAAAAAATTGCTCAATTCCTTGGTTTGCGATTGGGGGAATAGATGCCAATAATATCAATGATGTGATCGATGCGGGAGCCGAACGTGTAGCTGTGGTGCGATCGCTCATGCAAGCCGAACAGCCTACCCTCGTGACACAATATTTGCTCTCTCAACTTAATCGCATTAAACCAGAACTTTAA
- the thiS gene encoding sulfur carrier protein ThiS produces MSNEITIQINGETHSCSFQTSLPDLLQQLGFNPRLVAVEYNGEILHRQFWPQTKVQPGDRLEVVTIVGGG; encoded by the coding sequence ATGTCTAATGAGATTACGATTCAGATAAATGGGGAAACCCATAGCTGCTCATTTCAAACTTCTTTACCCGATTTACTCCAACAGTTGGGTTTCAATCCCCGTTTGGTAGCTGTAGAATATAATGGCGAAATTTTACATCGCCAGTTTTGGCCGCAAACAAAGGTACAGCCAGGCGATCGCTTAGAAGTAGTAACTATTGTCGGTGGTGGCTAG
- the blaOXA gene encoding class D beta-lactamase, translated as MQSFVFTVIGCLAVVSVITFGTMYVVAQPASTSSERPVVKAPNFGRHFQEFEREGSILIYDSKNNRIYEHNPQRNATAIAPASTFKIFNALVALEIGILPDDVAVLTWDGIHREIDAWNHDTNLRQAFKDSTVWFYQVLARRAGYERMQQFINKVGYGNRQIGTVADIDRFWLQPQLLQITPKEQIKFLQRLYQGDLPFSQRTINLVKDIMIREQTPDYTLRGKTGWLTSSKPNVGWFVGYLEQNKNVYFFATTLDMLKAEDAPARIEITRRSLKDLDLLAQIN; from the coding sequence ATGCAATCTTTCGTGTTTACAGTCATTGGATGTCTTGCTGTAGTTAGTGTGATTACCTTTGGGACAATGTATGTTGTGGCTCAACCTGCTTCAACTTCATCTGAACGTCCTGTTGTGAAAGCACCAAATTTCGGGCGACATTTTCAAGAATTCGAGCGTGAAGGCTCTATCTTGATTTACGACTCAAAAAATAACCGCATCTATGAACACAATCCTCAACGTAATGCAACTGCGATCGCTCCAGCTTCGACATTCAAAATTTTTAACGCGCTGGTAGCTTTAGAAATAGGTATACTTCCCGATGATGTGGCGGTTCTCACTTGGGATGGAATTCACCGAGAAATTGATGCCTGGAATCATGATACAAATTTGCGTCAAGCCTTTAAAGATTCAACTGTTTGGTTCTACCAAGTACTAGCACGTAGGGCTGGATATGAACGGATGCAGCAATTTATTAACAAAGTAGGCTACGGAAACCGTCAGATTGGCACTGTTGCAGACATTGATCGTTTTTGGTTACAACCGCAGCTATTGCAAATTACACCCAAAGAGCAAATTAAGTTTTTGCAACGGTTATATCAAGGCGATTTGCCTTTCTCGCAACGGACAATAAATCTTGTCAAAGACATTATGATCCGCGAACAAACTCCAGACTACACACTGCGAGGAAAGACGGGATGGTTAACGAGTAGCAAACCAAATGTTGGTTGGTTTGTGGGTTACTTAGAGCAAAACAAAAACGTCTATTTTTTCGCCACAACCCTTGATATGCTTAAAGCAGAGGATGCACCCGCCCGCATCGAGATTACACGACGCAGCCTTAAAGATTTGGACTTGCTAGCTCAAATCAACTAG